The genomic stretch ACGCCATCCTGGAGGCCCTGGGCCAGGGCCTGCCCGTCCTCATCAGCGACCGCACGCCCTGGCGGCGCCTGGCGGAAAGGCAGGCGGGCTGGGACCTGCCTCTAGAGGGGGCGGCCTTCCGGCGCGCGCTGGCCATCGCCCTGTCCTGGAGCGAGGAGGAACGGGCCGCCTGGTCCGCCGGCGCGCGACAGGCGGGCCGGGCCCATGTGGAGGATCCGCTGCCGCTGGAAGGCCATCGGCGACTCTTCCAGACGGCCCGGGAGTTACGGAGATGAGCGGCCTGGGTCGGGCGCTGGCCGAGCACGGGCTGGCGGGACTGGGCGAGACCCTGCTCGTCTGGAAGTTGTGGCGCCCCTGGCAGAAGAGACGCTGGGTGGCGCGCTGCCTGGCCGACGAGGCGGCCCATCCCCTTGACCTGGGCGACAGGACCTGGCAGTGGGCCGCGCCCGGCGACATCCCGCCCGACTGGTACTCCCCGCACTTCCCGCTCAGCCGGGAGGACCAGGAGCGCCTGCCCGCCGCAGCGTGGACGCCAGTGGAGGTGGAAGGTCTCCGGGACCGGTGCGCGCAGATCGACCGCGGGGACTTCAGCTGGCTGATGGCGGGCGCGCCCGCCCTGGGGCCCCTACCCGACTGGCATGCCCTGCTCGACCGTGCGGGATCCTGGCCGGACGTGCCTTCCGACCAGATCGACTACTTGAGCGAAGCACGGCCGGCGGACATCCGCCGCATCTGGGAGCTGAACCGGCACCAGTACTTCATGGTCCTGGGCCGCGCCTGGCGCCTGGAGCGGGACCCGCGCTGGGCGGCATGCTTCGCCCGGCATCTGGGGGACTGGATCCGGCGCAATCCGCCGGGCCGCGGGCCGAACTGGACCCAGGCCCAGGAGGTGGGGCTGCGGGCGGTGAGCTGGTGCTGGGCCTGGCACCTCTTCCACGACGCCCCGGCCTTTACGCCGGAATTGAGGGGGACGATGCTGCGGGCCCTCTCCTGGCACCTGCGCTTCCTGGAGCGCGAGACCTGCGCCTTCGGCAAATGGACGCACAACCATCTCATCTCCGAGCTGGCGGGCCTCCACCTGGTCAGCTCGCTCTTTCCACAGATGCGGCAGGCCGGACGACTGGAGCGCTGGAGCCGCCGGCTGCTGCTGCGCGAAGCGGGGAAGCAGGTCTGGCCGGACGGCCTGGCCGGCGAGTTGGCCACCGCCTACATGGGCTTCGTGCTGGACACGCTCTGCGGCGTGCTGGCCTGCCGGCGCGAGAGCTGGCGCGGATCCGTCCTCGAGGAGCGGGTGGCGGCCATGGGCGGGGCCATGGCCTGGCTGACCCGCCCCGACGGCAGCCTGCCCAGCGTGGGGGACTCGGACGACGGGCGCGGCTGGATCCTGTCGGAGGAGCCGGTGCGTCGCAGCGCCTACGGCCAACTGCCCGCCCTGCTGCTGGGAGGGAGAGTCGAGGCGTGGGTGGCCGCGGAGGCGGATGTGGCATGGCGCTGGCTCTTCCCCGCCGCGGCGGAGCGCTGCTCCCGCCAGGGAGGACCGGCGCCGGCGGGACGCGTCTTTCGGGAGGGGGGCATTTGGAGCTGGCGGCGCCACGCGGGGCAGGATTCCGACTGGCTCCTGCTGCGCGGCGGCGCCACCCGGCGCCGGCGCTGGGTGCAGCAGGGCCATCACCACGCCGACCTCCTTTCCTTCGAGTACGTCCATGGCGGCCGTCCGCTCCTGCTCGACCCCGGCAGCTATGCCTACGGCCGTGAGACCGCGCTGCGCCTGCGCTACCGAGGCAGCCGCGTCCACAACGGCTTGTGGGTGGAGGACCTGGAGCCCTGCGACTTCCGCGGCCTGCGCTTCGGTGTGTGGGATCTGCCCCTCAGCCGCTGGATCCAAGCTCCCACCGCCGCGCGGCCGGAGGCCTGCCTGGAGTTCAGTCGGGGAGCGGTGACCCATCGCCGCCTGCTGCGTCCCCTGCCGGACGGCTTCGAACTGGTCGACTGGATCCGCCGCCCGGCGGAGCGGTGCGCCGAGCTGGGCTTCCAGCTGGCGCCCGGGATCGAGGCCCGGGCCGGTACCGC from bacterium encodes the following:
- a CDS encoding heparinase II/III family protein; this encodes MSGLGRALAEHGLAGLGETLLVWKLWRPWQKRRWVARCLADEAAHPLDLGDRTWQWAAPGDIPPDWYSPHFPLSREDQERLPAAAWTPVEVEGLRDRCAQIDRGDFSWLMAGAPALGPLPDWHALLDRAGSWPDVPSDQIDYLSEARPADIRRIWELNRHQYFMVLGRAWRLERDPRWAACFARHLGDWIRRNPPGRGPNWTQAQEVGLRAVSWCWAWHLFHDAPAFTPELRGTMLRALSWHLRFLERETCAFGKWTHNHLISELAGLHLVSSLFPQMRQAGRLERWSRRLLLREAGKQVWPDGLAGELATAYMGFVLDTLCGVLACRRESWRGSVLEERVAAMGGAMAWLTRPDGSLPSVGDSDDGRGWILSEEPVRRSAYGQLPALLLGGRVEAWVAAEADVAWRWLFPAAAERCSRQGGPAPAGRVFREGGIWSWRRHAGQDSDWLLLRGGATRRRRWVQQGHHHADLLSFEYVHGGRPLLLDPGSYAYGRETALRLRYRGSRVHNGLWVEDLEPCDFRGLRFGVWDLPLSRWIQAPTAARPEACLEFSRGAVTHRRLLRPLPDGFELVDWIRRPAERCAELGFQLAPGIEARAGTAGWTLPGLGLALEVESREGGPALARIDQGRVSRRYGEEEAALRLCLELPPLPLCRIVTRLRPTSS